The Melitaea cinxia chromosome 21, ilMelCinx1.1, whole genome shotgun sequence genome has a window encoding:
- the LOC123664068 gene encoding uncharacterized protein LOC123664068 yields the protein MIAVLLLAVSFGIHQIRADCKNCVVLGKAEKAMFRAHSEACLAQSQVEPKLVDGLLRGELVEDPRLKRHVYCVLLKCKMISKDGKLQKAAVLGKLATRGEGKNVTKVLENCANQQGESPEDLAWNIFRCGYDKKAVLFDYMPAASSGTEDNDTK from the exons ATGATCGCCGTTCTGCTGCTCGCTGTATCCTTTGGAATTCATCag aTAAGAGCTGATTGTAAAAATTGCGTG GTGCTCGGTAAAGCTGAGAAGGCAATGTTCCGTGCGCATTCCGAGGCTTGCCTCGCACAGTCCCAAGTTGAGCCCAAGCTTGTGGACGGATTGCTTCGTGGCGAACTCGTCGAGGATCCTCGCTTAAAGAGACACGTGTACTGCGTGTTGCTCAAGTGCAAGATGATCAGTAAGGACGGCAAGCTGCAGAAGGCGGCGGTGCTGGGGAAGTTAGCGACGCGCGGAGAGGGGAAGAATGTCACAAAG gTTCTGGAAAATTGTGCGAACCAGCAAGGAGAGAGTCCAGAGGATCTCGCTTGGAATATATTTCGTTGTGGGTATGATAAGAAGGCGGTCCTTTTTGACTACATGCCTGCAGCATCAAGCGGCACCGAAGACAATGACACTAAGTAG